TTTTCGAACCCTGCTTCATCAAGTCCCACCCTGATAGCCGCCACAAATCCGTCCATCATATTAGATGGAGCGATGATGTCAGCACCTGCTTTCGCCTGGGAAACGGCAGTGCGCGCAAGCAAATCAAGGGTCGGATCATTTAAAATCTTCCCGCCTTCAACGATGCCGCAGTGGCCGTGGCTTGTGAACTGGCATAAGCACGTATCAGCAATGACTGTCAGCTCAGGAAAATGTTCCTTAATCTGGCTGATTGCTTGTTGGACAATCCCCTGGTCATTATATGCTTCTGAACCATGCTCATCCTTGTGGTTCGGCACACCGAAAACAATGACAGATGGCACACCAAGTTCAGACACTTCCTGCATTTCTGCATTCAGCAAATCAAGGGAAAGATGATAAACGCCCGGCATGGATGGAACTTCTTTGCGGATATTTTCCCCTTCGACCACAAATATGGGATAGATAAGATCCTCTTTATGTAAATGCGTTTCCCTGATCATCGACCGCATTCCTGCACTGCTGCGGAGCCTGCGGTGCCGGTCAAATTGCAAATCCTTCATGGTAACAACCTCCTTTTATAGTCCTTCAAACGCCTAATGCAGCATACGAAACATCTGAGACGGTTTGCTGCCGAAATATGGCCCCAATCAACCGCAATAAGCCTCAAGGGCATCAAGGAGTCCTGAAGCAGTATAGGTTTCCGGAATCACATCAACCTTCAGGCCAAGCTTTTCAGCGGTTCCGGAAGCGATGGGGCCGATGCATGCAACAACCTTGCCGCCTGTCCGTTTATCGGCGGGAAGATCTTTTAACAGCTCTATAAAAGAAGAGACAGTCGACGAGCTCGTAAAGGTGAAGATGTCTATTTCCCCGTTCATAACTGCCTGCTCCAGCTGAGGTTTTGCAGCATGATTCATATCGGTTTTATAAAAAATGATATCCAGCACTTCACAGCCGCCGGCCTGCAAAGCTTCCGGCAGTACATCCCTTGCCAGATTGCCGCGCGCCAAAAGCACCCTGCTGTTTTTTCCGGTCCATTTTATTAATTCTTCAGCAAGAGATTCAGCAACGAATTTTTCCGGAATAAGATCTACGGCCCAGCCGGCTTCCAAAACAGCCTCTTTCGTTTTGGAACCGACTGCTGCGATTTTAGGCAGGGCCACCGCCTTGCCGCCACTATACTTTTTCAAAAAATGACTAAAGTAGCGGACGCCGTTTTTGCTCGTCAACACAATCCAGTCAAAGTCACCCAGACAATCAATCGTCTCTCGGATCAATGCCGTATCTTCAGGCTCACTTACCTGAATGAGCGGTATATCCACCGGAATGCCCCCGCGCTGCCTGATTTGGCCACTGTAGGAGCGCGCCTGTCCGGCTGCGCGTGGATTCAGTATCCGTTTACCATATAACGGGCCCGGCTCCCTGTCCATTACTGATCAAGCTCCTCTTTCACCTGCTCCACAAGCTTGCCGGCGCCCCGCTCAATTAACAGGTCTGCTGCTCTGCTCCCCGCTGCTGCCGGGTCTTTGTCTGTAACGGTTTCTTTTAAAAGCGTTTTTCCATCGGGGGATCCGACCATCGCGGTCACTGTCACTTCTCCGTTTTCCATGACAGCATGGGCTCCGACCGGCACCTGGCAGCCGCCTTCTATTTTGTACAAGAATGCACGCTCTGCAGTAGTCGTCAGATCGGTATACCTGTCATTCAGCCTTTGGAGAAGTTCCTGAAGGTCTTTGTCGTCTTCACGGCACTCAATGGCAAGCGCCCCCTGCCCCACCGCCGGGATCATGACATCAGGGGCAAGGTATTCCGTCACCACATCATCAGACCAGCCCATACGCTGCAAACCTGCTGCGGCAAGGACTATTGCATCAAAGTCTTCCGTATCGAGCTTCGCCAGACGTGTATCGATGTTCCCCCTGATCGGTTTGATTTCCAGGTCAGGCCGCCTGCTTAAAATCTGGGAACTGCGGCGCAGGCTGCTCGTGCCGACGACAGAACCGGCAGGAAGATCATCAAGTTTCTGACCGGATTTCGAAATGAAGGCATCCCTGAAGTCGACGCGTTCTGGTACACATGCAATGACAAACCCTTCCGGAAGTTCAGAAGGCACATCCTTCATGCTGTGGACAGCCATATCAATTTCTTTGTCCGCCATCGCCTGTTCAATTTCTTTTACAAACAAGCCTTTTCCACCGACTTTAGACAGTGTGACGTCCAGAATTTTATCACCTTTCGTCACAATCTTTTCCACTTCGAATTCATAAGGCAGGCCGAATTGTTTGAGCTGCTCGATGACCCACTCGGTCTGTGTAAGGGCAAGTTTACTTTTACGGGAACCTATTACAATTTTACGCATATAAACCTCCAGCTTTTTGTATTGTCTTTCAATTATTTGATGAATCAATTGGCAGTTCATTATTTTAAAATTACAGATTTAAGCAAAGAGACCAAACCTGAATTTCGAGGCTCCTGCGCCCAATGCCAGCCCAGAGGCGAGAGCGGGACAAGGAACGCTCGAATCATCTATCTCTTTAAGGATACCAAATATGGAAGTTTGACAAACTTCCAAATAGGAAAAAGTTGATCAATACAATAAGAAAAGCGGCAAAATTCCACGTAACCATCTGTTTTCCCTGTATTCCTTTACCTGCTTTCATATACAAAATGAAACTGTACACAGCAAGTACGATGAATGATCCGATAACTTTCGCATCATACAAATAAAACTGCTCAACTTTAGCATTCGCCCAGATGACACCGAGTATCAAACTGATCAGCAGCAGCGGTACGCCAATCAGATTGAAACGGAAGGCCATCTTCTCGAACGTGGACAAATCACCCAGGCGCTGCAGCCTTTTCCCCCATTGTTTCTGTTTCAGCATGTTATATTGCAGTAAATACATGATTGATAATATGAAAGATATGGAGAAAGCTCCATATGACAAAATCGCTATAGTGATATGAATGACAGCAAGCTCAGACATCAGCCGTTCTGCCGATGTATCAGCAAAATGCTGATTTGGTGCAAGCAAGTGCAAAGTCATAAAACTGAATCCGAGAACATTGGTGAAAAACACAAAAAAATCCATGCGGAAAAGCCTGTTAATGACCAGCGAAAATGTCACAAGCACCCAGGCATAAAAATAGAGACCTTCCAGGAGCGTAAGAATCGGAAACCGGTTCGTCTCCAGCATTCTCACAACCAGGAATACGGTCTGTAAAATCCACACAATAGAAAGCAACCAGAAGGCTGTACGGTTCACCTTCCGGTTGTTTTGAATAAAGTCTATAAAATATAAAAGCACGCTTAACGAGTAGAGTAGTATCATCAATTCATAAATCACATTAATATTCATACTGCTCATCGACCGACACCTTTAATTATCATTTGACGTGCTGCCAGCCGCCGGCTTAAAGCCTGGCCGCCGCTTCATCCATGCGCATGGCTGCTTTTCTAGCCTGCTTATGAAGCCGGTTTTCTGTTTCCGATGCTTTTTTCACTTCTTCTTCGATGCCGAATATCTTCACAAATAAGTCGATCGCTTCATCCGCATTTGGTTCGGAAGCCATTTCCTTCACACGGGTTACGGGATCGCGGAGCATCTGATTGACTATGCTCTTCGTATGCTTATTCAATATTTTCCGTTCCCGCTCAGTAAGTTCAGGCATCTTCCGTTCAATGCTCTTCATTGTTTCAGCCTGAATGGACAGCGCTTTTTCCCGCAGGCTGGAAATGACAGGCACGACCCCAAGCTGATTCAGCCAGGTGCGGAACTCCACAAGCTCTGCTTCGATGAGAAGTTCAATCTTTTCAGCTTCCCGCTGTCGTTCGAGCTTATTGGCTTCCACAATGCCTTCAAGATCATCAATATCATACAGGAATACCCCTTCGAGATCATTCAAAGCAGGGTCAAGGTCGCGCGGAACGGCGATGTCCACTAAAAACAGCGGACGGCCTTTGCGTTTATGTTCAATTTCCCTATACATTTTTTTGGTGAGCACGTAGTCATTGGAGCCTGTCGAACTGATTAAAATATCCGCTGAAGACAGAGCGCCTGCGATGTTATCCAACGTCTCCGCCTCTCCATCGAATTTTGCAGCAAGTGCTTTTGCTTTTTCAAACGTACGGTTTATGACCGTGATCCGTGAAGCTCCGTTCCCAGTAATGTTTTTAGCAGCCAGTTCGCCCATTTTCCCCGCACCGAGAATGACAACATGCTTGTTGGCAAGGCTTCCGAAGATTTTCTTTGCGAGCTCCACTGCGGCGTAACTGACTGAAACAGCATTTTCACCGATTTCCGTACTGGAGTGGGCCTTCTTTGCCGTTGTGACAACCTGCTTGAATAAATGGTTGAAGATTGTCCCGGTTGTGCCTTCCTCCTGTGCAAGTGCGAAACTGTCACGGACCTGTCCAAGAATTTGCGTCTCACCAATCACCATTGAATCCAGGCCGGATGTAACCCTGAAAAGGTGCTCCACTGCGCCCTCATCCTCATAGATGGTCAAATAGGGGGAGAATTCCTCTTTATCAAGACCGAACCACTCAGCAAGGAATGCTTTAATATAGTAACGCCCTACATGCAACTGATCGACAACCGCAAATATTTCAGTACGGTTACATGTGGACAAGATGACATCTTCAAGCACACTTTTTTGCCGGCGCAATTTCTTGACGGCTTCATGTAAATCTGTTTCATTAAAAGTAAGTTTTTCTCGAATTTCCACTGGGGCCGTTTTATAATTTAAACCGACAACTAGAATATGCAATGTATTTCACCCCGATAACTAAGTAATTACGATTACCAATGTAAGCTTGTTGGATACCTACATTATAACATGACAAATTCGCCACAAATTAAAAAATGTGAACAAAAATCGAAAGGAAAATTATGATAAAATAATAAGATATATAATCAGTTCAACAAAAAAGTAATCATAATGTAAATATTTCTCTCCCACAAAAGATACCAAAGATAACAGCAATAATCAAGCTTTCCGCATAGATCAACAGGAGGTCGGCAATGAAGAAACAGGGAATATTTCCAGGAATACTATTAATAGGAATCGGATTATATTTTTTATTAGAAGAATTACAATTCTCAGCATTCAAGCCATTCTATACGTGGCCGACTCTCTTAATCATCATCGGCATCGCTTTTCTGGCCCGGTCACAGAGCGGCGGGGATGGTGACAGTATCTTTCCCGGCATTATCCTTGTCGGCTTAGGCATCCATTTCCATGCCGCCGGCAGAATCCTGATGTGGCCTGACCACTGGGCCGTTTACACAATTATTCTTGGTGTTGCTTTCATGGCAAAATGGAAAAAGACCGGATCCGGAATTGCAGCAGGACTCATATTGCTCGGTTTATCCGCTTTTGCCCTGTTCTATGACGGGCTGATGACATGGCTCGGATTCATCGACCGGACAATCAGCTGGATGGAAAGGTTTTGGCCAGTCGCACTTATCGCACTCGGCCTGTATTTTCTGTTTTTCAAGAAAAAATAACATGTTTATCGGACATAGTATATGTGGAGAAATCAAGTTTATACGGAAAAAAGCTTTCTCGAATCCTCACCGCACGAAGGAAATGCGGAACATTTTCGAGGAGTCGAATTCCTTCCGCTCCAATCCACTGGTGCGTGAACAGATATCCCGCTTTAATTTTATGTAGCCAGCTGGTTTGGATAGAAAGCTCTGGTATCGATAGTAGAACACCGGTAAAAAAAGAAAGGGTGCCGTAATCAATACGAACGGCACCCTTTTTATCATATGAATTTAAGTTTTGAACACGAAAAAGAACCCATCAGCCAGAGGGCCGGTTTTTTAGTTTCTATAAGATGGTGCTGAAAAACTCTCTTGTCCGTTCCTCTTTCGGGTTATCAAAAATTTGGGACGGATGCCCGACTTCGACAATGCGCCCATCGTGCATATATATGACCCAGTCAGCGACCTCACGGGCAAATCCCATTTCATGAGTGACGACCACCATGGTCATGCCTTCTTCCGCAAGCTCCTTCATCGTTGCAAGCACTTCACCGACCAGCTCCGGGTCAAGTGCTGACGTCGGCTCGTCAAACAGCATGATGTCGGGCTTCATCGCAAGAGACCTGGCGATGGCGACACGCTGTTTCTGGCCGCCTGACAGCCTTGATGGATATTCGTTCTCTTTATCGGCGAGACCGACCTTTTTCAGCAGCTCGCGCCCTTCTTCAAGCGCCTGTTTTTTAGGGATTTTTTTGACTTGTACAGGCGCTTCGATTACATTTTCAATGACCGTTTTATGCGGAAAGAGATTGAAGTGCTGGAACACCATACCTACCGTTTGCCTAACTTCATTCAAGTTATGGGTTGACGGAGTGATTTCTTCCCCTTCAATAATGACCTTTCCGCTATCTTTCATTTCAAGAAAGTTCAAGCAGCGCAGCAGCGTACTTTTTCCCGAGCCGGAAGCCCCGATCAGGACGACCACGTCACTTTCTTTCACACTCATATCAATATCTTTCAATACATGCAAATCCCCGAAGGACTTATTCAACTTTTCTACCTTGATCATTTCCTTTTCATTACTCAAAGGATGTACCTCCTTAACGTCATTGGACAGCTGTCTTCATTGCTCTGTTTAGGCTAGTCCGCTTATTAGTCACTTACCGACATTTTCTTTTCAACCCAGCTCACAACGACTGTAAGGATCAGTACAAGGATGAGATAGTAGATTGCAACAATCAATAAATAGGTCATATTATCGAAGTTGTTGGATCCCATCGTAGTGGCCGCATTGAACAATTCAAACATACCGATAAAAGCGGCCAATGACGAGTCCTTCGTTGCGATGATGAACTGGTTGCCAAGCGGCGGCAGCGCCCTGCGGAACGCCTGCGGCAAAATAATCCTTCTCATCGTAAGTCCGCGAGTCATGCCAAGGGAACGGCCTGCTTCCATCTGTCCTTTATCGATCGATTGTATCGTTCCGCGAAAAATTTCGGCAATGTATGCGCCGTTGTGGAAAGCAAGCCCGAGAGTCGCTGACCAGAATGCTGATATATTCAGGCTTGTCAAACCAAAATAGAAGATAAAAATTTGAACAATCAATGGGGTTCCTCGAACGATGAAAATATAGAAGTTGGAAATCCATTCTAAGACCGCAATGCGGGAGATTTTAAGCAGCGCAAAAAACAGGCCGATAAAAATGGCGATCAGTACAGAAATTGCCGTCAACTTTAGTGTGACAAGCATAGCTTCTAAAAAAATATCAGTACTGTCGAAAAATGTTTCAAAAAAGTGCGCAAACGTAGGCAAGTCTTCCATCTCCTTTAATGCAGAGAATGCGCGCAGTCAGGAGCGCGCATTCCGCATAAATTCGTAGCTAGATACGTTCAGTGTGTGTTTATTCGGGTTTTGTTGTGATGTCTTCGTCAAAATACTCTTTACTGATTTCGGATAGCGTGCCGTCTTCACGAAGTTTTTCAAGGGCTGCGTTAACTTCTTCAAGAAGCTTGTCATTCTCCTTAGCAATGGCGATTGCCTGCTCACTGCGGCCCAGAAGCTCTCTCGCTTCGATTTCAAGCCCTTTGCCGATGGCAGTCTTGCCAGTTACGAAGTCAGTGATAACCGCATCGTGTTTCCCCTTGCTCAATGCTTCAAGAGCGGTGACGTCACTGTCATAGTTGATAATATTATCTGTAACCTCTTCTGCACTTTTTGCATAAGTTGAGCCTTTGGACACGGCAATTTCTTTATCTTTCAGATCGTCAAGTGTTTGAACATCGCTGTCCGGGCGGGTGAATATTTGCGGACCTGAGTAGTAATAAGGGGTTGTGAAATCAACGTGTTCTGCACGCTCTTCGGTGACCGTGTGGCTGGCAACGGCAGCATCAAAGCGGCCTGTTTTAACACCTTCGACGATACTTGCAAACTTAAATTTCTTCTGTACGGGTTCAAGTCCCAATTCTTCGGCTACAGCATTGGCTACATCGATATCAAAACCTGTCATCTCTCCGTTCGGGCCTGTCTGGCTGAATGGAGCGAAGTCACCTGATGCCGCGAAAGTGAACTTTCCATCTTCAACAAGGTTCATGCCACTTTCAGAACCCTCTCCTTCTCCTTCACCGGTTTGGGCGCCCTCTTCCTCTCCGCCACCGCATGCGGCAAGCATGCCTGCTGTCAGGACTAATACTAACATTGTCATAAACCATTTTTTCATTTTTAAGACCCTCTCCTTTTTTTCTCTTTCATTTAATAGCGAACCTCTTTTCAAACGGGTAAACTCCCAAGGAAAACAGATCATCTCCCCTCAAATTATCTCAATATTCGAAAAAAGACAGTGCTACTATAATATTACAGATGACGTGAAATTTTTTCAATTTTCATTCTGACCACTCAGCAGGTCTGCGCTCTTCTTATGTATGGTTTGAGGGGTTGTCCAAACTGTTTGCTTAAAAATACAAGAGAATTCGCATTATTACGTAATTACCCGCAACATTAAACGTATAAACATATTTTTTAATATTATTGAAATGTAACCGGGCAAAGAAAGAACAAAAGCGCAAGGCGCCCGAGCAGCGGCGTATGCATAAGCGGGGGTATCCGCTGTGGGGCGATTTTCCCTCCCGGAGGGGGCAGCTCAGCTGGTCCGCATCCCAATATGATGCCAGGCCAGTACAGCCTGAGTACCCCCGGCATGGAAATTGGCACGTTCTTCACCGTTTCAGGCAAGCCGACGGCCAAATCCGGGCTGTTATTCATATACAGGATCAATCAGACCCATTTTGGCCCGGTAACCTGCCGGATTTGTCTCATTTTATAAAAAAACTATTCTTTTTCTTCGTATTTCACGCCAGATGACTGTTCCTTCCCGCCATATCCCCGGCTTTTCACGCCCTTTACGAACAACCGCAATCAGGGAGATGCACTTTCACGCGGAATCTCGTTTCTTTCACGCCAAACGATCACTTTTTCACGCGTAATCTCCCATATTTCATGCCATAGAGGCCGACTTTCACGCCGAAGCAGCTGTTTCGCGCCGTTCAGCCCGGCTTTCACGCGGGAACTCCTTTTTTCATGATGGCGACAGGCCCTGCCTCACAGCTGGACACTCGAAATGCGCAAGGCGCCCGCTTATCGGCGTACGCATAAGCGGGGGTACCCGCAGGAAGGCGGGTTTCCCTTCTGGAGGGGATACCCGCTTATGACGAAAGCCGCTGGCGCCTGGAGCTGGATGACTCCCTTTTGTTCCTTAACAACGAAAAAACACCAGGAGGATGTAACTCCTCTCTGGTGCTAGTTTGCCGTCAGGCACGGATAAGGCGCTCGATTGCCGACCAAGCCTGGTCTTTTCCCTGGGCGGTTTCAGCAGAAAAAATGACTGCTTCATCTTCCGCCTCCATTTCGAGTGTCTCTTTTACGACTTTAAGGTGCTTCTGCCATTTCCCTTTCGGTATTTTGTCTGCCTTTGTCGCGACAATCAGCACCGGAATACCGTAGTGTTTTAGAAAGTCATACATCATGATATCATCGTTGCTTGGCGGATGACGGAGATCAATGATCTGGACGACGCCTTTGAGGCGGTTGGAAGTCGTCATGTATTCTTCTATCATCCGTCCCCATTTCTCTTTCTCCTTTTTGGAAACCTTTGCGAATCCATAACCGGGCACATCGACAAAATAAAGGGAATCATTGATGTTATAAAAGTTCAACGTCTGGGTTTTGCCCGGCTTCTGTGAAGTTCTCGCAAGATTTTTCCGGTTGATCATTTTATTGATAAATGAAGATTTCCCGACATTCGAACGTCCGGCAAGGGCTATTTCCGGATATCCTTCACCAGGGTATTGTTCAGGTTTGACTG
This genomic interval from Bacillus marinisedimentorum contains the following:
- the hemB gene encoding porphobilinogen synthase → MKDLQFDRHRRLRSSAGMRSMIRETHLHKEDLIYPIFVVEGENIRKEVPSMPGVYHLSLDLLNAEMQEVSELGVPSVIVFGVPNHKDEHGSEAYNDQGIVQQAISQIKEHFPELTVIADTCLCQFTSHGHCGIVEGGKILNDPTLDLLARTAVSQAKAGADIIAPSNMMDGFVAAIRVGLDEAGFENVPIMSYAVKYASAFYGPFRDAAHSSPQFGDRKEYQMDPPNRLEALREAQSDINEGADFLIVKPALSYLDIIREVRDRFHTPVVAYNVSGEFSMIKAAAQNGWIDEKEIVLEKLVSMKRSGADLIITYFAKDAARWLNE
- a CDS encoding uroporphyrinogen-III synthase — its product is MDREPGPLYGKRILNPRAAGQARSYSGQIRQRGGIPVDIPLIQVSEPEDTALIRETIDCLGDFDWIVLTSKNGVRYFSHFLKKYSGGKAVALPKIAAVGSKTKEAVLEAGWAVDLIPEKFVAESLAEELIKWTGKNSRVLLARGNLARDVLPEALQAGGCEVLDIIFYKTDMNHAAKPQLEQAVMNGEIDIFTFTSSSTVSSFIELLKDLPADKRTGGKVVACIGPIASGTAEKLGLKVDVIPETYTASGLLDALEAYCG
- the hemC gene encoding hydroxymethylbilane synthase, whose protein sequence is MRKIVIGSRKSKLALTQTEWVIEQLKQFGLPYEFEVEKIVTKGDKILDVTLSKVGGKGLFVKEIEQAMADKEIDMAVHSMKDVPSELPEGFVIACVPERVDFRDAFISKSGQKLDDLPAGSVVGTSSLRRSSQILSRRPDLEIKPIRGNIDTRLAKLDTEDFDAIVLAAAGLQRMGWSDDVVTEYLAPDVMIPAVGQGALAIECREDDKDLQELLQRLNDRYTDLTTTAERAFLYKIEGGCQVPVGAHAVMENGEVTVTAMVGSPDGKTLLKETVTDKDPAAAGSRAADLLIERGAGKLVEQVKEELDQ
- a CDS encoding cytochrome C assembly family protein; the protein is MSSMNINVIYELMILLYSLSVLLYFIDFIQNNRKVNRTAFWLLSIVWILQTVFLVVRMLETNRFPILTLLEGLYFYAWVLVTFSLVINRLFRMDFFVFFTNVLGFSFMTLHLLAPNQHFADTSAERLMSELAVIHITIAILSYGAFSISFILSIMYLLQYNMLKQKQWGKRLQRLGDLSTFEKMAFRFNLIGVPLLLISLILGVIWANAKVEQFYLYDAKVIGSFIVLAVYSFILYMKAGKGIQGKQMVTWNFAAFLIVLINFFLFGSLSNFHIWYP
- the hemA gene encoding glutamyl-tRNA reductase; amino-acid sequence: MHILVVGLNYKTAPVEIREKLTFNETDLHEAVKKLRRQKSVLEDVILSTCNRTEIFAVVDQLHVGRYYIKAFLAEWFGLDKEEFSPYLTIYEDEGAVEHLFRVTSGLDSMVIGETQILGQVRDSFALAQEEGTTGTIFNHLFKQVVTTAKKAHSSTEIGENAVSVSYAAVELAKKIFGSLANKHVVILGAGKMGELAAKNITGNGASRITVINRTFEKAKALAAKFDGEAETLDNIAGALSSADILISSTGSNDYVLTKKMYREIEHKRKGRPLFLVDIAVPRDLDPALNDLEGVFLYDIDDLEGIVEANKLERQREAEKIELLIEAELVEFRTWLNQLGVVPVISSLREKALSIQAETMKSIERKMPELTERERKILNKHTKSIVNQMLRDPVTRVKEMASEPNADEAIDLFVKIFGIEEEVKKASETENRLHKQARKAAMRMDEAAARL
- a CDS encoding LiaI-LiaF-like domain-containing protein — translated: MKKQGIFPGILLIGIGLYFLLEELQFSAFKPFYTWPTLLIIIGIAFLARSQSGGDGDSIFPGIILVGLGIHFHAAGRILMWPDHWAVYTIILGVAFMAKWKKTGSGIAAGLILLGLSAFALFYDGLMTWLGFIDRTISWMERFWPVALIALGLYFLFFKKK
- a CDS encoding amino acid ABC transporter ATP-binding protein, whose protein sequence is MIKVEKLNKSFGDLHVLKDIDMSVKESDVVVLIGASGSGKSTLLRCLNFLEMKDSGKVIIEGEEITPSTHNLNEVRQTVGMVFQHFNLFPHKTVIENVIEAPVQVKKIPKKQALEEGRELLKKVGLADKENEYPSRLSGGQKQRVAIARSLAMKPDIMLFDEPTSALDPELVGEVLATMKELAEEGMTMVVVTHEMGFAREVADWVIYMHDGRIVEVGHPSQIFDNPKEERTREFFSTIL
- a CDS encoding amino acid ABC transporter permease; amino-acid sequence: MEDLPTFAHFFETFFDSTDIFLEAMLVTLKLTAISVLIAIFIGLFFALLKISRIAVLEWISNFYIFIVRGTPLIVQIFIFYFGLTSLNISAFWSATLGLAFHNGAYIAEIFRGTIQSIDKGQMEAGRSLGMTRGLTMRRIILPQAFRRALPPLGNQFIIATKDSSLAAFIGMFELFNAATTMGSNNFDNMTYLLIVAIYYLILVLILTVVVSWVEKKMSVSD
- a CDS encoding transporter substrate-binding domain-containing protein, whose protein sequence is MKKWFMTMLVLVLTAGMLAACGGGEEEGAQTGEGEGEGSESGMNLVEDGKFTFAASGDFAPFSQTGPNGEMTGFDIDVANAVAEELGLEPVQKKFKFASIVEGVKTGRFDAAVASHTVTEERAEHVDFTTPYYYSGPQIFTRPDSDVQTLDDLKDKEIAVSKGSTYAKSAEEVTDNIINYDSDVTALEALSKGKHDAVITDFVTGKTAIGKGLEIEARELLGRSEQAIAIAKENDKLLEEVNAALEKLREDGTLSEISKEYFDEDITTKPE
- the yihA gene encoding ribosome biogenesis GTP-binding protein YihA/YsxC, giving the protein MKVTKAEIVISAVKPEQYPGEGYPEIALAGRSNVGKSSFINKMINRKNLARTSQKPGKTQTLNFYNINDSLYFVDVPGYGFAKVSKKEKEKWGRMIEEYMTTSNRLKGVVQIIDLRHPPSNDDIMMYDFLKHYGIPVLIVATKADKIPKGKWQKHLKVVKETLEMEAEDEAVIFSAETAQGKDQAWSAIERLIRA